A window of Hevea brasiliensis isolate MT/VB/25A 57/8 chromosome 14, ASM3005281v1, whole genome shotgun sequence contains these coding sequences:
- the LOC131173035 gene encoding receptor-like protein 9DC3, with amino-acid sequence MMIFDLNMKYMRAPNYSYYDYSVSLTLKGFEIKLVKIQTLLTSIDLSGNKFTGDPQSIGKLKSLKLLNLSHNQLTGNIQPSLGNLSNLESLDLSSNLLVGRIPMQLTYLTFLEVFRVSHNQLEGPIPEGKQFNTFDNTSYEGNLGLCGFPLEKCDNGERQQPTSSKEIDSKSKKGFGWKAVLAGYGCGVIFGVVMGYVVFKTRKPIWFVRMVEGEGRRMLKRFSN; translated from the coding sequence ATGATGATCTTTGATTTGAATATGAAATACATGAGGGCACCAAATTATTCTTATTATGATTATTCTGTGAGTCTAACACTCAAAGGCTTCGAGATTAAGTTGGTGAAAATCCAAACACTTCTTACATCCATTGATTTGTCGGGCAATAAATTCACAGGAGATCCACAGTCAATTGGAAAACTTAAATCACTTAAGTTGCTCAACTTGTCTCACAATCAACTCACAGGCAATATTCAACCATCATTGGGGAATTTGAGCAATTTGGAATCATTAGACCTCTCTTCAAATCTTCTTGTTGGAAGGATTCCAATGCAATTGACATATTTgacatttttggaagtgtttcggGTTTCACATAATCAACTTGAAGGACCTATACCCGAAGGAAAGCAGTTCAACACATTTGATAACACTTCATATGAAGGGAATTTGGGATTGTGTGGATTTCCGCTAGAAAAATGTGACAATGGGGAGAGGCAACAACCAACATCATCAAAAGAAATTGATTCCAAGTCTAAAAAAGGATTTGGATGGAAAGCTGTATTGGCAGGGTATGGATGTGGAGTAATATTTGGTGTTGTAATGGGTTATGTTGTGTTTAAAACAAGAAAACCTATATGGTTTGTGAGGATGGTTGAAGGTGAAGGGCGTCGAATGCTAAAAAGATTTAGCAATTAA